Genomic DNA from Fimbriimonas ginsengisoli Gsoil 348:
CGATAAAGGTGACGTAGATCATCGGAATCAGCACCACCACGATCCAAGCCCCCTCGAGGAACTTGGTGAAACCGATGATGACGGTCACCACGAAGCAGAGCGTCGCACCGATTCCGTTGATCACTGCACTCCGGAGCCAGCCCGGCCGCCTCTCCTTATGCCAGTGCACCACCATGCCCACCTGAGACAAGGTGAACGCCGTAAAGACCCCGACCGCGTAAAGCGGCAGCAAGCTGTCGAGCTGACCGTTGAACACCACCACCAGGGCCGCCGCCGCGATAGCCAGGACGACGATGCCGTTGTGGAAGACGAGCTTGTCCCCCAGTCTTGCGAGGTACCGCGGAAGGTAACCGTCACGGGCAATGAGGCTCGCCAGCCGCGGAAAGTCCGCAAAGGCGGTATTCGCGGCGAGAATCAGGATGAGCGCCACGAAGATCAGGAGCGTGTAGAACCCGACGCTGTTTTGGCCGAAGGCAAAGGCCGCCACCTGGGCCGTCAGGGTGAGGTACTTGGGGCTGTTGCTCTCGTGGATCGAGAAGTGAGCGTAATGTTCCGGGAGGTGGAGGGCGACGTAACCGAGCCCGAGGAACAGGAACGCGAGGAGGCACGACATGATCGTGAGAGTCTTCGCGGCATTCTTGCTCTCCGGCGCCTTGAACGCCTGGACGCCATTGCTCACCGCCTCGATACCGGTAAGGGCGGCGCATCCAGCCGAGAAGGCACGGAGGACGATGAACCACCGCATCGCATTCGCTTCTTTACCGATGAGGTCGCTCTCGACATGAAACGGGATCACGGGTGTGTGACCGAGTGCCCACGCGCCGGCCACGATCACAGCCGCCATCGCGAGCACGAACCCGTAGGTGGGGATCGCAAACAGCGTTCCCGACTCCTTCAACCCGCGCAGGTTGGCGAAGGCGACGATCGCGATGCACAGGATCGATAGCGTTACCGTGGCGTCCGGTACGTGCTGCCGGATGGTCGGGAACGCCGACAAAATCGCCGCCACCCCGGCGGCGACCGAGACGGCAACCGTCAGGATGTAGTCGATCAGCAACGCCGCCGCCGCGACGAGGCCCGGGCCGGCGCCAAGGTTTTCGGAAGCGACGATGTACGAACCGCCCCCGCTAGGATAGGCGTGGATCGTCTGCCGGTACGACATGCTGACGAACGCGATCAGCGCCACGATCGCCAACGAGATCCAGATCTGCAGATGCAGCGCGGACGTCGATAGGTAGATCAGGATCAGCATGATCGCCTCGGTGGCGTACGCCACTGAGCTGAGCGCATCGGAGCTGAAGACCGGCAGGCCCAGGAACGGCGATAGCCGCTCGTGATGGGCTCGAGAATTTGGAATCGGCGCCCCGAGGAGGGCGCGGCGCAAGCGCTGTCGAACTGACGGGCGAGGTTCGCTCATAACA
This window encodes:
- a CDS encoding APC family permease gives rise to the protein MSEPRPSVRQRLRRALLGAPIPNSRAHHERLSPFLGLPVFSSDALSSVAYATEAIMLILIYLSTSALHLQIWISLAIVALIAFVSMSYRQTIHAYPSGGGSYIVASENLGAGPGLVAAAALLIDYILTVAVSVAAGVAAILSAFPTIRQHVPDATVTLSILCIAIVAFANLRGLKESGTLFAIPTYGFVLAMAAVIVAGAWALGHTPVIPFHVESDLIGKEANAMRWFIVLRAFSAGCAALTGIEAVSNGVQAFKAPESKNAAKTLTIMSCLLAFLFLGLGYVALHLPEHYAHFSIHESNSPKYLTLTAQVAAFAFGQNSVGFYTLLIFVALILILAANTAFADFPRLASLIARDGYLPRYLARLGDKLVFHNGIVVLAIAAAALVVVFNGQLDSLLPLYAVGVFTAFTLSQVGMVVHWHKERRPGWLRSAVINGIGATLCFVVTVIIGFTKFLEGAWIVVVLIPMIYVTFIAINRRYASITRQLAVSEPPPDVTGHIALLLVPRVHRGVLSALQYARQMKGEIRAVHVPINEKGIFEVQRQWAIYAPDVALEVLPAPYRSLIQPLTDFVDDLRAKNPNMLITVIVAEAVSTKWYQRLLAENVAQQLKVAMARRPGVIVANPRYFLS